From Arachis hypogaea cultivar Tifrunner chromosome 3, arahy.Tifrunner.gnm2.J5K5, whole genome shotgun sequence:
CTTCAAATTATCAATCTTATGCTTGTTAGTTGGTTTTGGTTAATGACAATGGCAACTAATTACAGCGACGACAATGCCAGAGGAAAAATAAAGTGTGAAATTATGCAAAGGATAGGAAAGAACTGGAAGGATACAATACACAACTTATATCATAAGTTTTACAAAGAAACAAGGACTCTTGAGGAAAATCTTAAGCATCACCCGTCAGGAATAGAAGAAAATCACTGGAAATGGTTCCTTGAATATCACCACAAGGAAGAGACAAAGGTAAGCtttggtattttttattatttccacAAAAACATACATGTGTATACATATTATACTCCTTACATTTATATTCAACATTCCTTTCTCATTTATACTTGTTCTGTTATTTGTTCATAGAAAAAGTGTAAATAAAACGCTTTAAATCGGAGCAAGTAACTTTACACACATACTGGAGGCTCCAAAACATTGGCAAGAAAAAAAGACGAAGTGGTAATAAGTAATTATTTGCATTGAGATTTTCATTAATCTTCCTGAATATGGTGTTGTTATTTACATAATTGTGTCGAAATCAATGATATAGGAGAAAGACCAAGGAAGTTCCGTTGGTAGAGGAGAGTTGTTTATCATCACTCATAAGAAAAAAATGGCTCGTATATCCATCCCGATACGCGTGTTGTTAGTGTAAGTACTATCTGAAAATTTTAAACTTAGCTTATTGTATATATCGTGCTAATTTTAAGTCATGTCTTTCTAATTTCTTGTATATTTGCGGGAAGCAATTGCAAACTTTGAGAGCAGGATGAATCCTCTAAGCATATTTCACAAAATGATTCGCTAGCACAAGTACTTGGAAAGAAGCCCTAGGACGAGTTTGTGCCTTAGGTGTTGGACCATGTCCTACCCAAGTATTTGGTAACGATGCTGGACAACCTCGGGTTCTAGTGAGCCAAATGAAGAGTATGAGAGGAGGATCGCAGAATTAACGACTAAGATAGAAGAAGAGCAGGCGAAGTGACAGTCGATAGAGAAGGTTTTGGGATATATAATCTAACAGCAATGAGGCAATTTGCCAGCTGACATTGCTACAGAGCTGGATTATTTGGGCAGTACACCAACCTCGTCGTGCGCAAGGCCATCTTCATCTGGCAACCATGACCCGCAACAAAAATAATGACTTTCAATTAATGTTATTAGATACTATTGAATTTAAGTTGGTTtagtgctttatgtttattttcttcaaattattgaattttacttCATATTGAATGAAGCACTTATGACAATATCATTATATGTGTTatgtttgcatatatataatttggtttgttatgttatttagttgttttatttgGTTGCAAGTTCTTTAAATTAATCGATAACTAATAAATTTAAGTTGAATAAACAGACTATTTTAAAAGAggcacaataataaaaaaaactaaaattttaaagggAATCATGAATTTGGCAGCGGTTTCTAACAGCCGCAAAATAGGCATATTGTTCATTTTCCTGGCATTTAGCGTTCAACCGTCGCAAAATGACCATTGTTTTGAATTCCCTGCCATTTAGGCGGCGGTTTGTTACCGCCGCAAATTTGATATATCTTTTTCGAGCCCCATACGGCAGCGAGTAAAAATCACcgcaaaatcatttttattatgCGACGGTTATTCCAGCGGTTAGTTTAAACCGCACCTAACCGTTTACCCGCTTTGTTTAGGATGTTAATCATTCACAATTCTTTTTTTCTGTAACACTCAACGTTTTGTCTCCGTCTTCTTCTCACAATAGTGAAGGCTTAGTGTGGTGGTGTGGTTTGTGGGTTTGGCAATTTTGTGGGACTAGGAACGTGGCCATTGAGTTCGCTAAGTCTGTGTGAAGAAGAGAATGCACCATTGTTGTTGTCATCGAAGTTAGTATATAGtacagttattttttattttttatttttcttttggtgtcATAGATGATTCAAGGGTGTAGTTGGTTTTCTTTTGGCATGTGGTTGGGGTGTTTTTATCATTGTTGAAGATTTAGGGTTTCAGATATTCTTCTGTTAAGGTGGGAGTTTTTAAAATgctctattattttattaatagaaCTAGGGCAAAATTTTTTTGCACTAAATATGATATGCAAAATGTTGATTTTCAGTTTTAGTCATGGTCATTGAATTAAGTTGTACAATCTTTATTTCTGATGCAGATGAAAAATCTATTTGATATCATGTTCTTGACCACCTAAAGACAAGATGACATCTACAGCCATACCAGTCTGGCAACTTCCCAGGTCTGGTTCACGCTGATATTTTCGTCCAATTTTTGGAAGATGAGCGGCTCGAACTCCCTGCTACGTGATTACCCCCATCATTCGGTACACCTCTGCAAAAGTTTAGTTGCGACCAGTACTATAGTTGGAAGAAGAGTAAGAAAAATAGCAAGCAAATGGAGGTAACATAGTAGAAGAACTAGATACAAAAAGAAGATGGGGTTTCTAGCATTTATGAATAAAAACAGGGGCTATTATGGAACAACATCATCATATTTTCACGTCACTTAGCCGTTATTAATGACATAATGACAGTGACAATGATTGTGCCAGCTCATCATCTTAGCTGCTGAGTCATGCTAGAAATGGACTCGATGAGGGGCTTTTATGGAATCCAGAGTTCAATCTTGAGATTCAAAATGGTGCACTTGAAAATTTGGAGGTACAATTGGTGCACTAGCTAAATAtggaaaaaaaatactattttaaaGATTTAGTCATAAATCGTCAGACATATATACAACAAAATTTCATAAACTCTAAACTCTTAATAAATCATTTAGCATCTCATATAATAAACTTTTTGATCTATTATATTCATTTAATTTTCTCTAGATAATTCaagcataataatattatttttaattaaatttttacactgtttttaattttataattaggtctttttcatataaaaaatattaaaattaataaaatatttaataaaaaaatatgcggtaaaaaatctaattaaattcttagtattgatttgaattgactttttttaagtgaaaaagtacttttattaaaaaaataaattatttactttttctaaaaGTTAACAATACCttggttttaaaaaatttatctaaatgtaaaataacttttatctgttaaaaaatatcattttttttaaaaaaaataaataaatacttttttcaAAAGTTAATCTAAATTGGCctttaattatgaatatttttaatttataaaagaatattctgttaactctaatttttttatactaataaaaatttaattataaaattaaaaataatatagagacttaattatagaaatatataaaaatttaattaaaaaatttaataaaattataaaaactaaaaaaataattaaaatgatatatatatatatatatatatatatatatatatatatataaagataaagtatattttatttCGACAAACGACAGAACTAGATAACTAGATCAAGGGCAATAACATCCAAGGTTAATTACAACTCTTCCAACCAAGCAAAAACGAagcagatgaagatgaagatgaaggcgtggtttggtaaaactttttgaaaaggtgcttgtactttttaaaagTTCAAGTTTCTCATTTTGCGTTTGATAAATATAAAAGACCACGTGCTTGtacttgcagcttttaaaagattTGAGTACTTTTGAAAGCATCTAAGATAGAGCTTTTTAAAATTGGcttgtacttttcaaaatttaaaagtctaatataacctcatatgttaactaatttttaaatttaatgcttaCATTTATGTCTATcatactattttaaaattttaaaagctattttgccaaatataattgatgtttcttgtgtttattgaaagctatttttaatttgatttaccaaacataaatgctacaacttttaaaaagccgtcttttaaaaattaatttttataagctacttttgaaaagtaaaagttttaccaaactaagccgAAGTAGGACAATTAAGGCAATATTGGAGCAAGTAGTGTAacgacttttttttatattttttattgggaCCTAGAAAATTCAAATAGCTTTTAATTCTCTGAAGTAAGGGTAATTAACAAGACAAAGGATTTGATAGTTCTTATTTAATTGATTGGAAGTACAATAAAATTGATTGAATTTCGCacgataatataattttttttttaaattcaatcgaTTAAACATGTAACAAAATCGGTTGAATTTTGCTCCGCAATatgaattttttcaaaatttaatcgaTTGAAAGTATTACGTAATTGATTGAGCTTACATTAATTCTTCTTTATTATTACACCTTTATTATTGTCGtatgaaattcaatcgattgtgttgTACTTTTAATCGATTGAATTACCAACCAATACGATTTTCCTAGTTAGAGATCAAGAGCTAAAAAAGCTCATTGATTCACATTgccaaaatatttatgaaaattatGATTAATAAAAGATCTATTTCgttgttttttttataattgttaataaacatgatagatgaacaataaaataataatttataaaatagagagtagattttatagttaaataatatatgaaggtttaatttgtaattaaaattaaaattaaataaggactatttgataattattaaaaaacttaaaaaatgtaTTTTGTTATCGGGACAATTTAATAGTCCAAACGTTCTTCCCTCTCCTCTCATCCTCAACTTTCTTCATCCCTCTCCTTTGACTTACCTTCCCCCACCCTTCGCCACCTCTCCCTCTTCACGTTCTCTATCCCTCCCCTCTTCAAGGCTCACCTTCCACGTCTCAGTGATCTCCTTTGCTATTGGCGTCACCATCAGCTTCAACTTTCCTATCACAAGGTCCACTGCCACCAGTATCAGCGACTCCAGCAGCAGCATGCACGCCTAACCTAGGTCCCCCTACGTACCTTCTCCCCTCCTCTCTTGTCCATAGAAAACACTTATGGTATCGTCGGATCCACACACTATAACAGCATCATGACATCTCTGACCTCAACTTCTCTAGCTCCTTCTTCTTAGGAATTTTGGAGGGCAACGGCGAGCGTAGCGGTTTGGTTGTTGTCAAGAGGGCGATTTTGGAGGCTTCTTTAGATAGAAGACTCCCGATGGTCAAGAAATTTTAGGGACTGAGCGGTGTGGTTGTCAAAGGTGTGAATCTTGAGATTGAGTGCTTCTGATTTGCTAAGTAGATATTTCTCGAGAGAGAAGAAGTGGTCGGAGAGCTCCTTACAGAGGAGTGTTCATCTGGTCATGAGTGAGGTTTGACGTTGGAACTTGTCGAAGCTTGGCGGAGGAGCAATTTTGCTCAACTCACCAAGATCGGGGATGGATCCCATGGCCGTGGATACCCTAATTGGAGTGGCTAAAActgaaagatgaagaaaaagagaagacgAGCGACGATAGCGAAAAGAAGTgtcagagaaagaaagagaaataggGGAAGGTAGTTCGAAGGAGAGGGATGGAGAGAGTTAATAATGGGAGGAGAAGGGAGAGGGATACGACGGAGAAGGAGGGGAAGGAGAGGAGGGTCGGGGATGGGGTAAGGTGTGGGGTGAAGGAGGGACCAAATTGGGTGCAACGTGGCACATGATATTCACATCAGCACTGAAATAGTTGAGTCATCATCGAAAATGAGCCAAGGACCACTATGATGCCCGAAGTTTAATCTGGGAGACTACTATAGAAAAATTAGAATCTCGATGaccaaattgaataattttgtgAATATTAGGGACTATTATAGAAATTTATTCTGCTTTACACTattagtatatcaaaattaaactctagtaAATATAGAGTATGGACATTAGGTCATGAGGACTAGGTTATTTTATGGGCCCAAAGAAAAATAAGAGATGGAAGCCTTGTGAATCAAAAACATAAATAgcacatgacaaaaaaaaaacaaaaaaaaaaacattagtaGAACCTTAGGTCAAAAACAAAAGGAGTGTGGCACCCAATAGAGGTGTTTATGGGTCGAGTCAAGCTGGCTTTAAATAGATCCGGATCCGATCCTAAAAGGTCATGGGGTCTATTTTGATCGGACAAGAAAGTGATCTAGGTTAAACTGGGTCAACCTGATGTAAAATTAGTATATACAAATctataaattttaaatgttaaaggtaataaatttttcttttaaaaattaaatttaacaaattttGTATCATATTTAGAGTAAAGCCTCAAAGTGGTCTCTAAAGTTGCAGTCAAGACTCAAAGTGGTCCCTAAagttaataattattcaattatgtcCTCGAAGTTACACTCCACGACTTATAGTAGTCCTTTACGTAGTTTCCGTCCAGAATGTCTATTAGAAAGTTAAGATATATTGATTCCAGCCATGTTGGCACTCCAACAATTAGCTGATGTGGCGAAtgaaatttttatttgcaatttagTCTCATCCCCATTTTAAAACCCTGATTCTCAAATTATGTTTGTTATCTGCAGAGCTTCTCCTTCTCTTTTCCTCTGTCCTCTTAGCTGTGTTATAGAAAAAGGATTTGTTATGATGATAGGTAACTCTAGTAATGGCAACTATCACTCCAATGGAAGCATCGGCAGGAGAAGCTTCTCTTTCAACTTTCATTTCTATTGTCTTTCTTTGTTGCTTCTTGAATTCTTGTCAATATTTATTTTAGATTTCTATTTTAAGTTCTATGCCATCAATCCACTTTAAGACCAATTATTTCATAAGTCATGAAAAACATAATTTTGGAGTTACCTCAGCGTAATATTCAAAAAGGCTCTGACGGTATTTTGTGGAGAGCAGTACTACCATGAGAAATCTCTCTAGGGTTgcttctattcttgttatcactTCCGTTATGGAACTTCTAAAGGTAAACTTTTTTTGGTTTGGCTCTTTTTTTAATGAATTACTTCCCTATGCCATCGCACATCTCTGTGCTTGAGATAGTTTATTATATGAACTTGGAAAGAAATAGGAATTTTCTGGGTTGATGAACTTTTTTGAGATAGTTTAATGACCTTTTTTAAAGAGAATGTTTTAGGGTATCTTCAGTGAAGCAAAAAGTTTAGCAACAGCTTATGCCATGCATGTTTATATATAATAGACATGAATAGGTAATAGATTATTGATTATCATTTTGcttatgaattttatttataatttatttgtaatttttctgtaatATCTTATTGTATTTGTACCTGTGCAGGCTATATTTTGTTTCTGGCATATAtcaaatttgttttcaattatttATGGGTTTGGAAAgttatttcaaaatttcatttataatattatttctcTTTTCTGTTGTACACCATTTCATTGGCAGAAGTTAGATTTTTCTTCATGAAAATACTCTAATTTCATTGAAGCGATGATTGTTCgaactttcaatatcattactAGAGTTATCCATCATTATAGCTAATCCTTCTTCTATAACACAGTTAAGAGAACATAAGAGAAGAGGAGGGAAAGCTATGCAGATAATGAACATAAtttagaaattagaattttaaaagggAGAAAGGATCaaattgcaaaaaaaatttttattagtcATATCAGCTAACTGTTGGAGTGTCAACATGGCTGGAATCCGTACATCCTAATTTTTTGATTGttagttttgggtgaaaattgtATGAGAGATTACTATAAATTTCGGAGTACAATTTCAAAgatataattgaataactattaacttttaatattataaaatattaattgaagtataaaaatataatataatattattaattttattttaaaatatatatttttattataaaaaataacttcaAGCTAAACCCGAATAATTCAAAGCACAAcacaaattcaataaaaaataacaccGAATAAAAATTACATACCTAAATGACTAAATCTAGCAAATAACAAAATACATCTCAATCCGGGCTGAATTCCGGGTATGGGGAAAGAGTAAATTAGTTTGGGGTATGGGTTCGGGCGGGTTGGGGTTACGGATCGGTTAGGGTAGGGTTTTCGGGTTTGGGCTAAGATTAAAAAAATGCAATACAATATATAATGAAAGTAAAACCCTAATTGGAGAACCCTTCTGTGTAGCCTCCgcgaagaggaagaacaagctgcaATCGCCGCAATGGTAATCACTAATCAATGTTTGTTCGTTCCTCATGCTTAAAATCGATATTCTCCATTCTTCAATCTGTTCTCACCACGCACTCTTTTTTTTCAGGTGAAGTACTCCAGAGAACCCGTAAATCCCACCAAGTGTATGAACAATTTTGGTTTCATTGAGTCTTCAGATCCTATTAGCTTATGTGCAATTTATTGAgcgttttttttgttttcataaaATTTGCATTCAAAACGATGTTAACAGTTACTggaatttgtttatatttttttatctttttggctCAAATTGTTGATTTAAGCTTAACCTGTTGTAATGGTTGCAACTGTAGCTTGCAAGGCTAGAGGCTCTGATTTGAGGGTTCATTTCAAGGTACAATGTTCTGTTTTCCTTCGTAATAATTTACTGCTCTTACATTAAATACCTAAATTTTAGAGCTAGGCTAAATGATATTTGTAGCTCTCTGTCATGTTTCATGAATTTCATCAATTTCTCCTTTATTTATGTGTGTGTATGTGAATAGATGGGTTTTTGGAAGTGGAGATTTATGGTAGATGATTATGGATTGTGAGCTGGGGTATCTCTTGCATGCTTAGTAAGTGGAATAGTTTAATTAATGACCTTAAGTGTGTGTTTGTGTGCTGGGCATATATCTTTATCTTGCTTGACTCATTAACTGTTCAACCTCTTCCCTTCCTTCGCTTGCTTTTCCTCGGTCTGCTGGTCTCCTCCAAAGTTCCAACTTGCAAAGTGTAGTGGCTCACAAGTTCTGGTTTAATTTACAAATCTGATCTATCAATTGATGCTTCTATCTGTTCGTCCCTTGTAAATCATTTTGTACATTGCTTTATCATTATCAATAATGGGTTAATTTATTTGTCCCTTTTGTTGATGAAAGTTTGATATAGCAAATTCCATATTATGTGAATAAAAAAGATGGCTTATATTATTCATTCAATTATTCTCTTATTATTGAGCGGGAATTAAGAAGTTTTCTTTTACAGAACACTAGGGAGACTGCCTTTGCTATCAGGAAGTTGCCGCTTGTTAAGGCAAAGAGGTATTTGGAGGATGTTTTGGCCCACAAACAGGCCATTCCATTCCGACGCTTCTGTGGTGGTGTTGGGAGGACTGCCCAGGCAAAGAACAGACATTCCAATGGACAAGGACGCTGGCCTGTAAAATCAGCTAACTTCATCCTTGATTTGCTCAAGAATGCTGAGAGCAATGCTGAGGTGTGTGTGCTGCATTGCACGACCGTGTTTGGTTTTCCATGGCTTGCTACTGTTTGAAATTGTTTTCGTTCATGCAGGTGAAAGGTTTGGATGTGGATGCTCTTTACATTTCCCACATCCAAGTCAACCAAGCACAGAAACAAAGACGCCGCACCTACCGTGCTCACGGAAGAATCAATCGTAAGTTATAATCTTAGTACTCTAACTAGGGTGATTCCCGTGTTTTGTAAATCTATTTTATCTTTTGGTTCCTAATCTATTTCTGACGAAAGGTTAATA
This genomic window contains:
- the LOC112789931 gene encoding large ribosomal subunit protein uL22y, coding for MVKYSREPVNPTKSCKARGSDLRVHFKNTRETAFAIRKLPLVKAKRYLEDVLAHKQAIPFRRFCGGVGRTAQAKNRHSNGQGRWPVKSANFILDLLKNAESNAEVKGLDVDALYISHIQVNQAQKQRRRTYRAHGRINPYMSSPCHIELILSEKEEPVKKEPESQLATSKKSQGLRSGASS